A window of Verrucomicrobiia bacterium contains these coding sequences:
- a CDS encoding amidohydrolase family protein produces MKFIARHYQTQQLLKIEIEQDIYSQIQVLNSSETAPWIAPSLVDIQINGFGRVDFNQTISAQEWQQACQSLYSQGCTHFLATFITTHIDNLEKLLKNVEKLRQENPLNCVGFHLEGPFLNPEPGYHGVHDPQEMIPCDLELFKKWQSLAPHAIRLITLAPEIEPKKSLPFIRSVTQQNIRVAIGHSSATGTLLQQAVEAGATGWTHLGNGLPQEIHKFENPIFHALAQPELFCSLIPDGVHLPAHAFSVFAKALKNRLLLTTDATAAAGAAAGHYTLGKISITRDKGVHSRETETQKLAGSTLTPFETVFRAAKLSDKPWQEMWDAYSTRPAQWLGFHSHTIEKNNEASFCLFTDQPRPHLLATVHQGKCVGGKIKN; encoded by the coding sequence GTGAAATTCATTGCCCGTCATTATCAAACTCAGCAGTTGCTTAAAATTGAAATTGAGCAAGATATTTATTCTCAAATACAAGTTTTAAACAGCTCGGAAACTGCGCCCTGGATCGCACCGAGTTTGGTTGATATTCAAATCAATGGATTTGGCAGAGTCGATTTTAATCAAACGATTTCTGCACAAGAATGGCAACAAGCTTGTCAATCGCTTTACTCTCAAGGCTGCACCCATTTCCTAGCCACTTTTATCACGACCCATATCGACAACTTAGAAAAATTATTAAAAAATGTAGAAAAGTTGCGACAAGAAAATCCGTTAAATTGCGTAGGATTCCATTTGGAAGGTCCGTTTCTCAATCCTGAACCCGGCTATCATGGTGTTCACGATCCTCAAGAGATGATTCCCTGCGATCTGGAACTTTTTAAAAAATGGCAATCACTTGCCCCTCACGCCATTCGTTTAATCACACTCGCGCCTGAGATCGAACCCAAAAAATCGCTCCCTTTTATTCGAAGCGTGACTCAACAAAACATTCGTGTGGCCATCGGTCACTCATCTGCCACCGGCACTCTTTTACAACAAGCCGTCGAAGCTGGCGCAACAGGCTGGACTCATTTAGGAAACGGTTTACCTCAAGAAATTCACAAATTTGAAAATCCCATTTTTCACGCCTTGGCGCAACCCGAATTGTTTTGCTCTTTGATTCCTGACGGCGTCCACTTGCCAGCACACGCTTTTTCCGTCTTCGCGAAAGCGCTAAAGAACCGTTTACTCCTTACCACTGATGCCACAGCCGCAGCCGGCGCCGCGGCAGGTCATTATACTCTGGGTAAAATTTCCATCACTCGCGATAAAGGAGTTCATTCTCGAGAAACCGAAACTCAAAAACTCGCTGGTTCCACTTTAACTCCGTTTGAAACAGTTTTTCGTGCGGCAAAATTATCAGATAAGCCCTGGCAAGAAATGTGGGACGCTTATTCCACACGGCCCGCACAATGGTTAGGATTCCACTCTCACACCATTGAAAAAAATAATGAGGCCAGCTTTTGCCTTTTTACCGACCAACCCCGCCCCCATTTATTAGCCACCGTGCATCAAGGAAAATGTGTTGGGGGGAAAATAAAAAATTAA
- a CDS encoding BtpA/SgcQ family protein: MINVLNLNKKLLIGVIHLGPLPGSPDWSHNLPILIAHAIRDAKAYEKGGAHALIMENFGDAPFTKNSVAPETVAAMSTIAYAIRQETSLPLGINVLRNDAHAALAIATACGGSFIRVNVHTGAMLTDQGIIEGNAYYTLRLKKMLNPKIHIWADVHVKHALPLAPFPIEETAHDTLERGKVDAIILSGHSTGDPVNLDELQRVRKSCPKASIALGSGVTLQNIKTYLPYANGFIVGSSLKKQGKLFNPVDPKRVSQLVQAIWNAN; the protein is encoded by the coding sequence ATGATAAACGTATTAAACTTAAACAAAAAATTGTTGATCGGCGTGATTCATCTAGGCCCCTTGCCAGGATCACCCGATTGGTCGCATAATCTTCCCATCCTCATCGCTCACGCCATTCGCGATGCTAAAGCCTACGAAAAAGGCGGCGCGCACGCACTCATTATGGAAAATTTTGGCGATGCCCCTTTCACTAAAAACTCTGTCGCACCCGAAACAGTTGCCGCCATGTCCACTATCGCTTATGCCATTCGACAGGAAACCTCGCTTCCTCTCGGCATCAATGTCCTTCGCAACGACGCCCACGCAGCACTCGCCATCGCCACCGCATGCGGAGGAAGTTTCATCCGTGTCAACGTCCACACAGGCGCCATGCTCACCGATCAAGGCATTATCGAAGGCAATGCCTACTACACCTTGCGATTGAAAAAAATGTTAAATCCCAAAATCCACATTTGGGCCGATGTCCATGTCAAACACGCTCTACCCTTAGCGCCTTTCCCAATCGAAGAAACCGCTCATGACACACTCGAACGCGGCAAAGTCGATGCCATAATCCTTTCTGGTCATAGCACCGGAGATCCTGTTAATTTAGATGAACTCCAACGCGTGCGAAAAAGTTGTCCTAAAGCTTCTATCGCTTTGGGCAGCGGCGTCACATTGCAAAACATCAAAACCTATCTTCCTTACGCGAACGGTTTTATTGTTGGCTCTTCATTAAAAAAACAAGGGAAACTATTCAATCCCGTCGACCCCAAACGAGTTAGCCAATTAGTTCAAGCTATCTGGAATGCTAATTAA
- a CDS encoding DUF2851 family protein, with protein sequence MITELQLQHLWFEHQLPHRLATSDGQSIQILQTGWWNHEPGPDFRDAAFQDSTGTIHHGDIEFHINASDWKQHRHHLDPRYNQLILHIAWHGKESIQLESGRRLPTLCLSDQLPVPLAALIHQLPETTNSLLPLATSGICSKTLKNLSSPQITQLLQEAGWHRLHLKANKISSQIQRDGFSQTLWESLAETLGYKENKIPFRLLARLCPIAKLKKLSPRDREAMLFGTAGFLPTIETTSWKNENKRYIQSLWRRWWALKINTLPLHLWHFQKTRPINHPQRRLAALTQIAQHFNLLKIALENQSPDSFAKILASLQHPFFSCHATLKSKALSSPIVLIGKDRIHEILINLVFPWLIAHNYEDTTRIEKLKTSSSNLLVRLTTQRLFSNNSFKPHTALEQQGLLQIFHSFCAQDRSNCQSCRFPQLVEKWSMIKK encoded by the coding sequence ATGATTACCGAACTGCAGCTACAACATCTGTGGTTCGAACATCAACTACCTCACCGACTTGCTACTTCAGACGGTCAATCCATCCAAATCCTTCAAACCGGATGGTGGAATCATGAGCCGGGCCCCGATTTTCGCGATGCCGCTTTCCAAGATTCAACCGGAACTATTCATCATGGCGATATTGAATTTCATATCAACGCCTCCGATTGGAAACAACATCGACACCATCTTGACCCGCGTTACAACCAGCTGATCCTTCACATCGCCTGGCACGGAAAAGAATCGATTCAGCTAGAGAGCGGTCGTCGCTTACCCACTCTCTGTCTCAGCGATCAACTCCCTGTTCCCTTGGCTGCTTTAATTCATCAACTTCCCGAAACTACAAATTCTCTTTTACCCCTAGCAACCTCAGGTATCTGCTCCAAAACACTAAAAAATCTTTCCTCACCCCAAATCACTCAACTCCTTCAAGAAGCTGGTTGGCATCGACTTCATCTGAAAGCCAATAAAATTTCTTCTCAAATTCAGCGCGACGGTTTTTCTCAAACCTTATGGGAATCGCTTGCTGAAACTTTGGGTTATAAAGAAAATAAAATTCCTTTTCGACTTCTGGCACGCCTTTGTCCCATTGCAAAATTAAAAAAATTGTCACCTCGCGACCGAGAAGCCATGCTCTTTGGCACAGCCGGTTTTTTGCCAACGATCGAAACCACCTCCTGGAAAAATGAAAACAAACGCTACATCCAATCACTTTGGCGACGTTGGTGGGCTTTAAAAATCAACACCCTGCCTCTTCATCTTTGGCACTTTCAAAAAACGCGACCCATCAACCACCCTCAACGACGCTTAGCCGCTTTGACTCAAATCGCTCAGCACTTTAACCTACTAAAAATCGCTCTAGAAAACCAATCTCCAGATTCATTCGCAAAAATTTTAGCATCCCTTCAACATCCCTTCTTTTCTTGTCACGCCACTTTAAAATCAAAAGCACTAAGCTCACCGATTGTGCTGATTGGAAAAGATCGCATTCACGAAATTTTAATCAATCTTGTCTTCCCCTGGCTCATAGCCCATAATTACGAAGACACCACTCGTATTGAAAAATTAAAAACCTCCTCTTCCAATCTACTCGTTCGCTTGACTACTCAAAGACTTTTCTCCAACAACTCTTTCAAACCTCACACTGCTTTGGAACAACAAGGTTTGCTACAAATTTTTCATTCATTTTGCGCACAAGATCGCAGCAATTGTCAAAGCTGCCGATTTCCGCAATTAGTTGAAAAATGGAGCATGATAAAAAAATAA
- a CDS encoding trypsin-like peptidase domain-containing protein gives MRFCEFLLFLTATSLAGATEVKKVSTPENAGGLPDPANEPIVQVVKKMIPVVVNLSTEKLVVRAFVDPLDDVFNQFFNGPAFNRKNPSTIKILGSGFLIDEEGYLLTNEKVVERAADLKVKVTTADGKTYDGKYIYGDADRDLALIKIVREEKAEKEKFSFFDLQQLSSNYLGQTVIALGNPLGDQSSIRSGILSGKGRAVGSISGLLQTEAIINPGNSGGPLVDIAGKLVGISSMKIGYTQNSLAENRSFAIPGDVVAGWAKNALAIARGEKKPAQPVSPQEVLKERFGLEVQDLTPDLAKNLGFTKIDGVLITNVQKESPAEKEGITKGMVLQGVGRYLTPAVHAIPQEITFIKPGNPISLVVAKPIKQGSVLVQQNVEVQLVAR, from the coding sequence ATGCGATTTTGTGAGTTTCTTTTATTTTTAACAGCGACGAGCTTGGCGGGAGCGACGGAGGTCAAGAAAGTTTCAACGCCTGAGAACGCTGGAGGTTTGCCTGATCCCGCTAACGAACCGATTGTGCAAGTGGTTAAGAAAATGATTCCGGTGGTGGTTAATCTGAGCACAGAAAAATTGGTGGTGCGCGCGTTTGTGGATCCGTTGGATGATGTTTTTAATCAATTTTTTAATGGTCCCGCTTTTAATCGAAAGAATCCGTCCACTATTAAAATTTTGGGCAGCGGTTTTTTGATTGATGAAGAGGGTTATTTGTTGACGAATGAGAAGGTGGTGGAACGAGCGGCGGATTTGAAAGTGAAAGTGACCACGGCTGATGGGAAAACTTATGATGGGAAATATATTTATGGCGATGCGGATCGTGATTTGGCTTTGATTAAAATAGTTCGCGAAGAAAAAGCGGAAAAAGAAAAATTTTCTTTTTTTGATTTGCAACAGTTATCTTCGAATTATTTGGGACAGACGGTGATTGCTTTAGGAAATCCGTTGGGCGATCAAAGTTCCATTCGATCTGGCATTTTGAGTGGAAAAGGTCGTGCGGTGGGCTCGATTTCGGGATTGTTGCAAACGGAAGCCATCATTAATCCAGGAAATAGTGGTGGGCCATTGGTGGATATTGCTGGAAAGCTAGTGGGTATTAGTTCAATGAAAATTGGTTATACGCAAAATAGTTTAGCGGAAAATCGAAGTTTTGCTATTCCCGGGGATGTGGTGGCTGGTTGGGCAAAAAATGCTTTGGCGATTGCTAGAGGCGAGAAAAAACCGGCTCAACCAGTGAGCCCTCAAGAAGTTTTGAAGGAAAGGTTTGGCTTGGAGGTGCAAGATTTAACGCCGGACTTAGCTAAGAATTTAGGGTTTACTAAGATTGATGGGGTTTTAATTACTAATGTGCAAAAAGAAAGTCCGGCCGAAAAAGAAGGCATAACTAAAGGAATGGTCTTGCAGGGAGTGGGGCGTTATTTGACGCCAGCAGTTCATGCAATTCCTCAGGAAATCACTTTTATTAAACCGGGAAATCCTATTTCTCTAGTGGTAGCAAAGCCGATCAAGCAAGGATCAGTTTTAGTTCAACAAAATGTCGAAGTGCAACTGGTGGCACGTTAA
- a CDS encoding class I SAM-dependent methyltransferase, with the protein MLRNIKRLFFGKNSKTHQKKESKEEAWREIVKKKRYFASYHYIQGEGIEIGGLHQPLKVYHNAKVRYVDRLSTEEVHKFYSDVADKPKVTVDLVDDGERLAKVADESCDFVIANHMIEHCRNPIGAIFHMLRVLKLEGVLYLAIPDKRFTFDKDRKITPFEHLKRDYEVGPEVSDREHYEEWLRVIEQVKDPEKLQRRIGKYIEKKVNIHFHVWTQREILEMFLRMKQDYDFPIEIEFIGKSGLEVIMVLRKVAISH; encoded by the coding sequence GTGCTACGAAACATCAAGCGATTGTTTTTCGGCAAAAACTCTAAAACTCATCAGAAAAAAGAATCGAAGGAAGAGGCTTGGAGGGAGATCGTCAAAAAAAAGCGATATTTTGCTTCTTATCATTACATTCAAGGAGAAGGCATTGAGATTGGCGGACTTCATCAGCCCTTAAAAGTTTATCACAATGCCAAAGTGCGTTATGTCGATCGGCTTAGCACGGAGGAAGTGCATAAATTTTATTCCGATGTGGCTGACAAACCTAAGGTGACTGTGGATTTGGTGGATGATGGCGAGCGTTTGGCGAAAGTAGCGGATGAAAGTTGCGATTTTGTGATTGCGAACCATATGATCGAACATTGTCGCAATCCGATTGGCGCCATTTTTCACATGTTGCGTGTTTTAAAGCTGGAAGGCGTTTTATATTTAGCGATTCCCGATAAACGTTTCACGTTTGATAAAGATCGAAAAATTACGCCCTTTGAACATTTGAAACGGGATTATGAAGTGGGGCCAGAGGTTTCGGATCGTGAACATTATGAAGAATGGTTGCGAGTGATCGAACAAGTTAAAGATCCCGAAAAATTACAGCGTCGTATTGGAAAATATATCGAAAAAAAGGTTAATATTCATTTTCACGTTTGGACCCAGCGCGAAATTTTAGAAATGTTTTTGCGAATGAAGCAGGATTACGATTTTCCTATCGAGATTGAGTTTATTGGGAAAAGTGGACTAGAAGTTATAATGGTACTTCGCAAAGTAGCGATTAGCCATTAG